A genome region from Euphorbia lathyris chromosome 4, ddEupLath1.1, whole genome shotgun sequence includes the following:
- the LOC136226031 gene encoding DExH-box ATP-dependent RNA helicase DExH3 has translation MRNSRLGGFLSGCSNSLFNYHSLHSSTRRINPFSTFLLSFSNSSFLIRRPFSGYAVEQFSDDEYECDFETHKASSSVANIDEWKWKLSLLLRSETDQEIVSKDRKDRRDYEQISGLAKRMGLYSELYGKVVVASKVPLPNYRPDLDDKRPQREVVLPLSLQRRVEGLLQEHLDRTRLSSRELGDGADDAKSVDQAEEVSPDDNPDPFLDGSVMEKVLQRRSLRMRNMQRAWQESPEGKKMIDFRRSLPAFKEKEKLLQAIARNQVIVVSGETGCGKTTQLPQYILESEIESGRGAFCSIICTQPRRISAMAVSDRVSTERGEPLGESVGYKVRLEGVKGKNTHLLFCTSGILLRRLLSDRNLNGVTHVFVDEIHERGMNEDFLLIVLKDLLPRRQDLRLILMSATLNADLFSSFFGGAPKIHIPGFTYPVRALFLEDVLEITGYKLTSFNQVDDYGQDKMWKTQKQLAPRKKKNQITALVEDALNKSSFESYSSKARDSLASWMPDCMGFNLIEAVLCHICRKERPGAVLVFMTGWEDISCLRDQVKAHPLLGDPNRVLLVTCHGSMATAEQKLIFERPPPNVRKIVLATNMAEASITINDVVFVVDCGKAKETTYDALNNTPCLLPSWISQASARQRRGRAGRVQPGECYHLYPKCVYEAFAEYQLPELLRTPLNSLCLQIKSLQVGSIGEFLSAALQPPEPLTVQNAIDFLKMIGALDEKENLTNLGKFLSILPVDPKLGKMLIMGAIFHCFDPVLTIVSGLSVRDPFLLPQDKKDLAGTAKSRFSAKDYSDHMALVRAYEGWKDADREGSAYEYCWRNFLSAQTLQAIHSLRKQFSFILRDAGLVDADAGINNKLSHNQSLVRAIICSGLYPGIASVVPRETSMSFKTMDDGQVLIYANSVNARYQTIPYPWLVFGEKVKVNTVFIRDSTGVSDSILILFGGVLNCSVQAGHLKMLGGYIDFFMDPNLAECYLRLKEELNKLIQKKLEDRSIDIHKEGKYLLLAVQELVSGDQCEGRFVFGRESKKPKESTESRFTKDGTNPKSLLQTLLMRAGHSPPKYKTKHLKTNEFRALVEFKGMQFVGKPKKNKQLAERDAAIEALAWLTSTTDNNQADNDNSAPDVTDNMLKLLGKRRRSKRR, from the exons ATGCGAAATTCCAGGTTAGGAGGTTTCCTTTCAGGATGCTCCAATTCACTCTTCAACTATCATTCACTTCACTCTTCAACCCGCCGTATCAACCCTTTCTCCACTTTCCTTTTGTCTTTCTCTAATTCTTCCTTTCTTATCCGCCGTCCTTTCTCCGGCTACGCTGTCGAGCAGTTCTCTGATGATGAGTACGAGTGTGATTTTGAAACCCATaag gCATCTTCTTCAGTGGCCAATATTGACGAGTGGAAATGGAAGCTCAGCTTGCTCTTGCGCAGCGAAACTGACCAAGAAATTGTGTCCAAAGATAGAAAGGATAGAAGGGATTATGAGCAGATTTCTGGTCTCGCCAAAAGGATGGGACTTTACAG TGAATTGTATGGAAAAGTGGTGGTTGCTAGCAAGGTTCCACTTCCCAACTACCGGCCAGATTTGGATGATAAGCGGCCACAAAGGGAG GTGGTACTCCCACTAAGCTTACAAAGGAGGGTAGAGGGCTTGCTTCAGGAACATCTTGATAGAACTCGGCTAAGTTCTAGAGAACTTGGTGACGGTGCAGATGATGCTAAATCTGTTGATCAGGCCGAAGAAGTTTCTCCGGATGACAATCCAGATCCTTTTCTCGATGGGTCCGTAATGGAAAAGGTTCTTCAGAGGAGGAGTTTGAGAATGCGTAATATGCAAAGAGCTTGGCAg GAATCACCTGAAGGAAAGAAGATGATTGACTTCAGGAGATCTCTACCTGCATtcaaggaaaaggaaaaattgCTCCAAGCTATAGCAAGGAATCAG GTAATTGTAGTATCTGGTGAGACTGGATGTGGTAAAACAACTCAGCTTCCTCAGTATATATTGGAGTCAGAAATAGAATCTGGACGTGGAGCATTCTGCAGTATAATTTGCACGCAACCCCGAAGAATATCTGCTATGGCTGTCTCAGATAGAGTATCAACAGAAAGAGGAGAGCCTCTTGGTGAATCG GTTGGTTATAAAGTTCGACTAGAGGGAGTGAAAGGTAAAAACACCCATCTTCTTTTTTGTACCAGTGGAATTCTACTTAGAAGATTACTTAGTGACAGAAACTTGAATGGCGTAACCCATGTTTTTGTTGATGAAATTCATGAGCGAGGGATGAATGAAG ATTTCCTATTAATTGTGCTGAAGGATCTCCTTCCTCGTCGTCAGGACTTGAGATTGATTTTAATGAGTGCTACATTGAATGCGGACCTCTTTTCCAGCTTTTTTGGTGGAGCACCAAAGATTCATATTCCA GGCTTCACATATCCAGTAAGAGCACTCTTTTTGGAAGATGTACTTGAAATAACTGGATATAAATTGACTTCTTTTAATCAAGTCGATGATTATGGCCAAGACAAGATGtggaaaacacaaaaacaactCGCACCAAGGAAAAAGAAGAACCAGATTACTGCTCTTGTTGAG GATGCTCTAAATAAATCAAGCTTTGAGAGTTATAGCTCTAAGGCACGTGATTCTCTAGCAAGCTGGATGCCTGATTGCATGGGATTTAACCTAATCGAGGCGGTTTTATGCCATATATGTCGGAAAGAACGACCTGGTGCTGTCTTGGTGTTCATGACTGGATGGGAGGATATTAGTTGTTTGAGGGATCAAGTTAAAGCTCATCCTCTTTTAGGAGATCCAAATAGAGTTCTGCTTGTAACATGCCACGGTTCTATGGCAACCGCTGAACAG AAACTCATATTTGAGAGACCTCCTCCTAATGTGCGGAAAATTGTTCTTGCCACTAACATGGCAGAGGCGAGTATTACAATCAATGACGTAGTTTTTGTGGTTGATTGTGGAAAAGCAAAAGAGACCACTTATGATGCTTTAAACAATACGCCCTGTCTACTACCTTCATGGATTTCACAAGCATCTGCACGGCAA AGAAGAGGCAGGGCTGGTCGTGTGCAGCCTGGGGAATGTTATCACCTCTACCCCAAATGTGTTTATGAAGCTTTTGCCGAGTATCAGCTTCCCGAACTTCTGAGAACTCCTCTGAACTCTCTTTGTTTGCaaattaaaagtttgcaagttgGAAGTATTGGAGAATTCTTGTCAGCTGCACTCCAGCCACCAGAACCATTGACC GTCCAAAACGCTATTGATTTTCTGAAGATGATTGGTGCACTAGACGAGAAAGAGAATCTCACCAATCTTG GCAAGTTCTTGTCAATCCTTCCAGTGGATCCCAAACTAGGGAAGATGCTAATCATGGGAGCTATCTTTCATTGTTTTGACCCTGTATTAACAATAGTATCTGGACTGAGTGTTAGGGATCCTTTCCTTCTGCCTCAGGACAAAAAAGAT TTAGCCGGGACAGCAAAATCTAGATTCTCTGCAAAAGACTACAGTGATCATATGGCCCTTGTCCGTGCATATGAAGGGTGGAAAGATGCAGATCGGGAAGGGTCAGCATATGAGTATTGCTGGAGAAATTTTCTCTCTGCACAGACTCTGCAAGCTATCCATTCTCTGAGGAAGCAATTTAGCTTCATTTTAAGAGATGCTGGGTTAGTAGATGCAGATGCTGGCATCAACAACAAATTAAGTCACAACCAGTCATTAGTCCGGGCAATCATTTGCTCTGGCCTCTATCCTGGGATAGCATCAGTTGTG CCTAGAGAAACATCAATGTCTTTCAAGACTATGGATGATGGCCAAGTTCTGATATATGCG AATTCTGTGAATGCACGGTATCAGACAATTCCATACCCGTGGCTTGTTTTTGGTGAAAAAGTCAAGGTCAATACGGTTTTCATACGTGATTCAACTGGTGTATCTGATTCAATACTGATCCTTTTTGGCGGTGTACTAAATTGCAGTGTACAG GCTGGCCATCTAAAAATGTTGGGTGGGTATATTGATTTTTTCATGGATCCTAATTTAGCAGAGTGCTATTTACGTCTCAAGGAAGAACTCAATAAGCTTATCCAGAAAAAG CTTGAAGATCGTAGCATTGACATTCATAAGGAAGGGAAATACCTGTTGCTTGCTGTTCAAGAACTTGTTTCGGGAGATCAATGTGAAGGGAGGTTTGTTTTTGGTCGTGAAAGCAAGAAGCCTAAGGAGTCTACTGAAAGCAGGTTTACGAAAGACGGAACAAACCCGAAGAGCTTGCTACAAACTCTTTTGATGAGAGCTGGACACTCCCCTCCCAAATATAAAACAAAGCACCTTAAGACAAATGAGTTTAGGGCACTTGTCGAGTTTAAAGGAATGCAATTTGTGGGGAAAcctaagaaaaacaaacaactcGCAGAAAGAGATGCTGCTATAGAGGCGTTGGCCTGGTTGACTAGTACCACTGACAAT
- the LOC136227417 gene encoding uncharacterized protein produces MDDFEKKLRITESMESDTQTDHISKNILLLLRRFLHIQQRRAQAYASLKRGFDEYMVSGGELAYQQLCSEITQQFSDCSKQVLEMEAQFLNPNYARVDLSQLLRGVQTQEKQKLHLTATIQVLKKAGRPSERLVSHENCRFGRPMQHECANVHEITEASGTEEAEADAEYDNALKEAIKGVQEAVTAINEHLEEVMHEIAALEAD; encoded by the exons ATGGATGATTTCGAGAAGAAGCTCAGAATAACAGAATCAATGGAATCAGACACACAAACAGATCATATTAGCAAAAATATCCTCCTTTTACTTCGTAGATTCCTTCACATTCAGCAGCGTAGAGCCCAAGCTTACGCGTCTCTCAAAAG GGGTTTTGATGAATATATGGTTTCAGGAGGGGAATTAGCTTACCAACAGCTTTGCAGTGAGATTACACAACAATTCAGTGACTGCTCAAAACAA GTCCTTGAAATGGAGGCCCAATTTTTGAACCCTAATTATGCTAGAGTTGATCTATCTCAGCTTCTCCGAGGTGTTCAAACGCAGGAAAAGCAGAAattacatctg ACAGCAACAATTCAGGTATTGAAGAAGGCAGGTCGGCCATCAGAACGATTGGTAAGCCATgaaaattgcagatttggaagACCAATGCAGCACGAGTGTGCGAATGTGCATGAAATCACAGAAGCTTCAGGGACTGAAGAGGCAGAAGCAGATGCAGAGTACGATAATGCTCTGAAAGAAGCCATTAAAGGAGTGCAGGAAGCTGTGACTGCTATTAATGAACATTTAGAAGAAGTCATGCATGAGATTGCCGCACTTGAAGCTGACTAA
- the LOC136227891 gene encoding uncharacterized protein, with the protein MEGILRRMEDVENTLEGSEEVVDNMYPDKISRLELLWVVRDILEYKKCGPLYYQPKGTNHFIEIVNDGVVMDMIKGLENGKIVDVYVDFISGVGNVKDVDGTQGTDVDNSRTSVESVANMVINRTFSVINKAELPFVYICSASNALNEVELPPIDLGSDEIELPVVYTSNDAGNEHVHLEGNCDLENRARTDIDKEEELVSSGYKSGSGSESATTEDELYGVELEDDEGSDKDEEVQQIKKSVSSYRRER; encoded by the coding sequence ATGGAGGGAATCTTAAGGAGAATGGAGGATGTAGAAAATACATTGGAGGGTAGTGAGGAAGTGGTAGATAACATGTATCCCGATAAAATAAGTCGTTTGGAACTTCTTTGGGTTGTGAGAGATATTTTAGAATATAAAAAGTGTGGTCCTCTGTATTACCAACCTAAGGGTACAAACCATTTCATTGAAATTGTAAATGATGGGGTGGTTATGGATATGATTAAAGGTTTAGAAAATGGGAAaattgttgatgtttatgtgGACTTTATTAGTGGGGTTGGAAATGTGAAGGATGTAGATGGAACCCAAGGTACTGATGTGGACAATAGTAGGACAAGTGTGGAAAGTGTGGCTAATATGGTAATTAACCGTACATTCAGTGTCATAAATAAAGCAGAGTTGCCTTTTGTTTACATATGCAGTGCATCTAATGCCTTAAATGAAGTAGAACTGCCTCCTATTGACCTAGGTAGTGATGAAATTGAGCTGCCTGTTGTGTACACAAGTAATGATGCAGGAAATGAACATGTTCATCTTGAAGGTAACTGTGATTTAGAGAATAGAGCTAGAACTGATATAGATAAGGAGGAAGAATTGGTTTCCTCGGGTTATAAAAGTGGATCAGGGAGTGAATCTGCTACAACTGAAGATGAGTTATATGGAGTAGAACTTGAAGATGATGAGGGTAGTGATAAAGATGAAGAGgtacaacaaataaaaaaatcagtTTCAAGTTATAGAAGGGAAAGATAA